The Tigriopus californicus strain San Diego chromosome 10, Tcal_SD_v2.1, whole genome shotgun sequence region GGCAACTTTGGCCTAAAATGCGTTATTGAGGTCGACCCGCTCGAAGGCAGCTGACATAATCCCCATCCCCTTCCATGAGGCTAAGTCTTGTGCTAACCAGATGGCCAAACCTTTGGCAAATGCAGCACCATTCTAGTCATATCTCATAAAATAACTAAAATGTTCATCCTTTTGATGCCTGAATTCGATTCCTCGATCAAACTCAAATTTCCATGCAATTGACACGAACTTACAACATTACAAGCATATATCCttcttttttacaaatttACATTCGGTTCCATGCTGCtggtattttacaaaagtagAATGCTATATTTCCCTTTATCCCTCAATCTTAAAACagttcaaaatgttttcaacatcaaaagtTCAGATATTTTAAAAGAACTACCATTTCAACGCAACTTGAATATTGAAGAAAATACACGCAATAGgtattttttatgttttgggCTTTTTGAAGACCTTGTTTAAAGGGATCATAAAGAGTAAAGAGCTCATTTTTCAGCCCTggttgattttcttgaaatcttcAATTATGGTTTAACTTGGCAGTTTCAAAAGTTCACAACATGGTTTTCCAAAAGTTGCAATTTCTAAAATGCAGTGCATAGTTTTTATATCTCTATTTTGAGATTGAGCTAGAATAAGAAATGCAATATTTCACGTTTAATTAATCTAAATTAATTGCTTCGATATTTGAGTTCAGATATAAGCGAGCcgttttggagcaaaaatacatgaaaactGTACCATTGAATTCCTTATAAATCATAAGCTAATTTGGATTCAAGTGCTGACAAAAAGTGCTCTAAATTTCCATCCAATGATAGCTTTTGATTGCTCTTATGTGATGAAGTTTTGATTGTCAGCTAAAAGATCCATTTAGCAattaaatcaaagttgttttctTGTGGACCTTCCCGCTAGGCAATTGCTAAGATGTGCTTATTTATTTTTCTGGAcacttgataaggcttttaaTCACTGTGTCTGACTActaaatcaattcaaaaattgaaaaatgtctcTTCAAATTCCATAAGTCTTTCcctgaaacaaatgaaaagtagTATAACTTGAACCATTTCTTgaccaaatcaattttgatttatcTCCCATTGTCTTTTATGACATGAAAATTGAGACGTTTTTAGGAAAACCACTTGTCAAGAAATAGGCTCATTTAAATGCGAAATGGCACCGGGCTCCGAAACTGATGACGCTAACTTGAAATCGTCTAATGGGAAAGTATGAAACGATACAAATAACCTGCGAAATAAAATAGATCTTAATTAAATTGGTATGTCCTTTCGACTAATTGCATCTACATCTAATTCTTCGTTGCTAGGGCGTAACAACGAGTTATTGtagttgaaatgaaaacttgagGGAATCATTGAGCAAAGAATTAAGCAATTCAAGTTATTTTGCGAtacagaaaaaaaagaaatgtgaagAACTAACACAGTTTTCTGCCAAGCATCTGCATTTGATTTGCTGTTGATTTGTAACATTGCACAATATTTGCCTAACCGACATTGTAATTGTTCGATTCGCTACGATCAATTAAGGTTCGATTTGAAGCGACGAGAATAAGTGCAACACTTTACCTTCAAATGTTCAGGTTCTTTCATAAGGATAAAATCAGCCTGGCACTATTAGGCAGGCACGGTAAGCGTTCTAGCAGCAGTATTTATGGCAGCCTTCATTTAAATGTAACTTGACTTAAGTTTAAGGTCTACTTGTCCAAATCAAGCGATTTGAATTTTTCGTTGTTGATCTGTTTGTCAAGTaatccagggactctaaagaaaggaaacgacacggctttccttcGCCCACCAAGTTAGGACATTCCATTGTATTAAGACAGTAACTATATgatcaataaaacaatatTACCCATGCTATATAGTACACTTAAGTGtttttagtaaataatgatctATTTGATTTACAACTCTGTTCCTACATTCAATATTAATGAATTAATTATGAAAATCAGAAGAATTTATGAAAAAACCGTCAACATCAAATTAGTcaagaacaatcaaattgtctttaaaatcagtgacattcttgctcaaaatcatccaTGGGGGAAAATCTAGaagaatcatttcaattgatgaggaacttacactgacaaataacaaaaataacgTATGAAGTAGTCAATAGAAGTACATGCACATAAATATCGACTTATTTGAATTTCTGGGCTGGACAATtgttaattttgttttaatcaatcaatttgacaaaacaagCATCAGCTATTGTTGGAAAATGGATGGGTTGTCTTTGAGTAGAGTTTGAATATTGTGGCGAGCATATGCTCGCTCACTTTAGTCATCTGTGATATGTATATATAGCTAGGAACTCTTGGTAATAGATAACGGTCTGGAACCGTGCGGTCATTCAGGAGCCTATAATCCCCACAAGCTCTCCACGAACCATTGCTTTTGGGGACCATATGAAGGGGTGAAGCATGGTTTGATGACGACGCTTGAATAATTCCCAGTTTCAAAAGTTCCTCGAATTCGGCCTTGGCGATATCATACTTCAGCTTAGAGAGACGCCGAGGTCTAGAGAAACAAGGCGGTCCAGTAGTCTCTATAAAATGACGGACGCTATGACTCGCTACAGTTGTCGAAAACGAAGGCTTCAAAAGGGACGGAAAACGTCCAAGAAGTCGCAAGTACGGACAGGTTTCCACAGTAGACACATGATGCACGCCCGCTAAATCGTGTTGACTAAACGGAACAGCAGACAAGACCACAGACGCAAGGTATGGGGAAATCACCAAACGTTTATTCTTCATGTCCACCAAGAGATGATGACGGCGCAAGAAATCCGCGCCCAGAATAGGCATGGACACATCAGCGACAGTaaaattccaatcaaaaggAACTCCCAGGCCGATATCAATGCATCGATGCACCACACCATACGAGATGATTCTAGTACCACTCGCAGTGACAAGATTGCACGAGGCATCAGGAGGACCAATCAATGGAGATGAAACAAGTCGCCGTGGAATTAACGAGATTGCAGCGCCGGAGTCCACAAGAAAACGTGTGCTGGATCTTGAATCcgtaataaaaaacaaaaccgAATCCAAAGAAGTCGCGTTGGAACACGATCCCGCAGAACCGGAAGTAGGAGTGGCTGCCGACGACGAGGCAATAGGTCGACAGCCTATGATTAGTTTTTTGAACGATCCTCCTTAGGCTCAATGGTTGGGCCCTTGCACTTCGAAGGGTCCAGGCAGCGATAGGCCTTTTTTCCATATTTACGATGCAAATAACACAGAAATGGTGTGGGAGGCTTGGTAATGGAAGACACGATATCAGCAGACGAAGACGAGGCGGACAAGTTGAGGACCTGCTCGTAGAAAAGATCCAGAGGCTCGTCTAAACGCGTGGCCAGAGAAGCACGAATGTGACTGGGAAAAGCTCGCAGCAACTTTTCCTTGATCAAGTACTCCTTGATGTCGTCCACACCATCCAAAAGTGACCTCGCTTGCGCGTATAACTCCACCACGGGCATCGAATTCGGATCCATGTCCAGAAACGACGACACACGCTGGGATGGCTTGATGGAAAACACCCTGAACAAGTCCGACTTCAGAGTTGCATACGGGTCCTCGTCATTCGGCGCCGGAAAAAGCACTGAACTTGGAATCCTCGAGATGATATCGCTCCCCAGTGTTGAAATGACATGATCGAATTTTGTTGAAGAAGACGAAATGCCCCGGAGTCGGAACTGGGCCTCGGTCAAGAGAAACCACTTCGTGGGTTCATGACTCCAAAACGGGGGAAGCTTCACAGACACTGCCGATGACAAAACCGGCTTCGAATCGTCGGTCGCCATTGTAAAACTCTTTGAACTCGGGGTCACCAGTACTTCCCCCCCAACAAAAGACACGGAGGAGATGCGGCGACAGGGCCGGGATGCGGCGACAGGGCCGGGATGCGGCGACAGGGCCGGGATGCGGCGACAGGGCCGGGATGCGGCGACAGGGCCGGAGTGGGAACGGGCCGGAGTGGGATCGGGCCGGAATGCATTTCCGGAATAACCGCCCAAGGGACCGGTACAACCGCCCAAAATACCGGAACAAGCGCCCATGAGACCGGAACAACCACTCAAAGACCGGAATCACACAAAGATCACGTCAGGGTCACCAATATGGCGGACACATGGTCCACCATCTAAATGAGTCtagagatggtagttgactggtTTATTACCAAGAGTTCCTAGCTATATATACATATCACAGATGACTAAAGTGAGCGAGCATATGCTCGCCACAATATCTACTTCTAAATAAGTTTACAAATGAGGTAGGTATTATTTAAGGGGTAGAGAGTATATTTAAGGGGTAGAGGGTAATAACAAAGTTTAGTTCAATAGATGTCACTTTGAATTTTGGTCTCCAAGGAATTCAGCTTTtagcaaaagcatccaataTAGTTAGGTCAAAAAAGGGCGTCATACTTGTTAAGATATATAATTCCATGATTATAAAGTATTCAAATGACCTTAAAGAGCAATATGAAGCTCAGAGCGATAGTATGCctacttttggtttgagtgCCATTCCCAGActgagaaccatagtttcacaagtgcaccaaattacttgaaatttggacaagatgttcctgaaataaGTTTCTTGTAACAATATCTTTAGCAAAGAATATTGACCGactgtgtttagagcaaattcttgttttatcgcaaaaagttattcttacACAGAAACGATCCAATTACTCGCTTTTTTTTGGACTGAAAATGCATTATGAACTGCAGCAAAATACAGAAATTTGCGCATGCAAAACAATAACTGAAAAATGTGGAACATGTCAGTGGTTCCTATCTTCAAAAATTGCGTCCTTAATCATTACTTAATACGGGTGCTGTGCTATTTTGTTCAAGAATTGTGATGCCATTTAAAATTTTGCTACAAACTGGTTCACTCTTAATTGTTCCCGAGCAAATTGAGACtaaaaaaattgatcaatgatcactgacgaaatattcaaaatagtAGTAAGTAGCGAAAAGAAGGTTTTCGTGTGTCATTTTAGCCTCTCTTTCCAATATCATTTTAGGGCAGCCTGACGTATAATCCCGAGGGTTTGGCCGCCTTCAAACTTCTTTGTTCCATGTTAGGTCgtaaatttgaaatgcttaGATGGAACATATCGAGAGTAAGCCCATCACGAGCATAAGAAGCTGAGAAATGAGAATGATTTTGATCCAGGGTTCGTGGTGGATTTTCGGACTTGAAGTGCGAATCCAAGTCCGATCAAAATTAGAGATGGATGTCATTCTGGAGCCTGAAGAGCGTAGCTCCACTCCAGGACAGTCCTCGCCTCACATGGTCGAGTTCACAAGCCTCCGCCAACATGGAGATTCAGATGGAGCCAGCCATGACGCAGTTTTGGTGTCAGATTCGGGTCGAACCTTCCCCGTGGACCGAACCTTGGTGGCCAGTCACAGTCCCGTGCTCAAAGCCCTGTTCACTTTTCCCGGTGAGCCTCACCCTGATGGGGTCTATTCACTCCAATGCATTCCAGATTCGTGCGTCGAAGCCAACCTGACCTGGATCTACCAACAGAACTTGCCCCTCTCGTTGAGGAATGTGACCCTAATCCTGGAAGGAGCCCACTACTTGGACTGTGGGGAAGTCGTGCAAAAATGCCTGGATTTCATCTTCCGGCATTTGTCGCCGAGCAATGTCATCAGCCTTGCCGCTTTTGGTCAATTCCACCAGATTTACGCCTTGAGCCACCACTGTCAACGGTACATCGAGTATCACTTCCGAAGAGTGGTCCAACATTCCGAATTCCTCGCCATGGACTGCAACGCCTTGTTCGAGTTGCTCTGGTTGGAAAACTTGAATGCCCCGGAGGAACTGGTTTGGGAAGCAGTGGTTCACTGGATTTATGCAGATCCCGAGTATAGGCGTGTGTTCTTGCCCACACTGATGAGAGCCATTCGGTTCTGCCAATTTGGATACCTCTTTTTGAGTGAGATGGTGATTCCCCAAGCCCAGTGGATCCTACCCGATGATCCCGAGGTTCGATccattttgtccaagtttaCATCATTGTACCACAAAGAGATCACTTGGTCCGGACACTTTATGGTTCCTTTGGTCGAACCTCCATTCCCTTCTTGGCCGAGATTGTCCCAAGATGTGATTGTCACTTTCGGGGGTTGGAGTGGCGAGGTTGCCGTAAATCTGATGGAAAGCTACGACATTCGGGCCAATCGTTGGACTACTCTACCATTTTTTGATCCCATTGACGGAAGGGCCGATTTCGGAGTGGCTTGCCTGGGCAGCAAGATCTATTTCGTGGGAGGCTCCAGTAACCAAAGAGAACTACGATCGGTTACTAGTTTTGACTTAATCACCCAAACCTTCACAAATTGCTCTCCAATGAATTTTGTGCGGACCAAAGCTTGTGTGGTGGCCTTCAAAGGCCATCTATACGCCATTGGAGGTTTCAACGGATCTCGTCGATCTCAAACCGTCGAGCGCTATGAGTCTGAGCGAAACTGTTGGACCAAGATGAGCCCTTTGAGATTTGCCCGCTCTGGAGCGGGTTCCACAATCCATCGGGGTAAAATTGTGATTGCGGGCGGATTTGATGGATTCACCCAACTAGACACGGTCGAAGCTTTCAACCTGGCCACTCAAAAATGGGTGAGCATGGGGAAAATGTGCACCCGACGATCGGATCTGAGTCTTGTGTCCTTGGACGGCGTCCTCTACGCCTTAGGCGGGTTTGATGGGCGTGACTGGCTAGCCACGGTCGAGTACTACGATCCACGACATCGGATTTGGCACTTTGCCCCCTCCATGTCAAGTCCCAGGGCCAATTTCAGTGCCCTGGTTGTTGATGGCACCATAATGGTTGTGGGAGGATTTGATGGCCAGAGTGGAATACGTGAGGTTGAAAGCTACAATCCCAATCAAAGAGAATGGTGGCCCAACTCCCCTTTGAATGTGGGACGGTACGGCTTAGGCGCCTCTTTGGTGACGGGCAATCATCTCGACCCTGCCACCCTCGTCCAATTTGCCTACATTAACAGAGACCGACTAATGGAGGAGATGCTTGCTTCCGGTGAGATGGCTCAGAAGCCGAGATATGGAGCCAGGACTGACTTGGTTACGACGAACTCGGATAGCGAAGATGAAGGCAACGAGGAAGGCAATGAGACCGATGAGGAGGAGGTTGAAGTTGATGAGGAAGGGGACCAAATAGggggagaagaagaacaagcCTTGGAAGGGGAAATCGAAGCCTATTTTAGTGAAGAGGACGAAGATACCTCAGAAGAAAGCTTTggtgatgctgatgatgaacAAGAGCCTGCTTGACACATGGAGAACAAGAGTTCGCTTTTGAGCTTCTTTAGAACAAGTTTCTCATTATGCATTTAGTGAATCATTACCTCCAGGCCTTTTTGCATTGATGCTGTACCTATATTTCCATTCAATATTCGGGCATTCGTTTGAAACAGATAACAAGTGAGATCAAATCTCTCAAGTAGATTTCGTGGCTTATTATTCTGATTCTTTGAAAGGATGACTAATGAAGTCTTAATACAGTTTTTTTCACATTCGGGATGGTCTGTTGACATTTTCTTATTAACGGTTTGTTACCAATAGATTAATTTTCTTGTTctattttgaaccaattccGCAGGTGAGATCCCTCGACTTCAGGagcaatgtcaaaaaagaattTCCGAAAGTGAAAGCGACGAAGGAAAACAAAGCTGATAGTAAACTTATTAGTGATCCAATTATGATTGCTCCAGACGGAGATGTAAGTTGAGTCTCTCATTTGAAGCGACGTGAATGTCACGTTGACAAAATATCGCGGAAAACTTTATTCGATAACTTACCTAAttaatttttctctttctctttaaCACTGAAGACGTAAGTGAAATTGCGCATACTAGCACATGTGTCAACATCCTTCTAGATGCCCTCAAAGGTCTTCATTCAAAGCCGTTTTCCACTAGTACGAACTAGGATTCAGAGCTTTGATTTGAAGTCCCTCAATAAGATTTcccttgttcattttgtctcGCCGTGTTCCGTTAAGTGGTGTGAATCAAAGCGACAAACTTACTTCTCACACATCGAACGCTCTGTTTGACGCACCTACGCTGAGAAATGTCAATGTGGTTGGTTATATGTATTCTGCTCATGCTACAACTATCACCCCTTAGTTGGAAAGAAGATGGTTGAAGCTTTGACGGTCACGGATGGTTTCCTCTCGAAGTGATTTGTGTTCTGTCGCCAGTTCAGTTTCTGGTGTCATTCAGGTCACACCTCAGAATCGAGTCGTGTTGGGTGTGGCAGTGATTTCTAGGTCTTACTTGTGcaatatgaatattttgtgTCTTCTTTTAGTAGCTCTGGCCATTGGTAAGTATTCTTCCATCTTGGTCCACCAATCACGATACAGTACATAGATGAATCTTAAGTCACTTATTTGGCTTCAGGAACAGAAAAACTAAACATAATAGCATATAAGTCAAAATGAGATACTGCTCGTATAGACAAGCAGGCACCACAAGCCCGATCTAAACTAAACCTATTACGTTATTCTCCTGCAACTATTTTCCCCATGTACTATCCCAACGCCAAATCAGTTTATCTCCATGAAGCACTATGAGCCCTTAGAGCCGAATCCACCTTTTTGAAAACGCATTTATTAAACGTGAAGTCAGCTCATAAAACGTTATAGAAAGCGGTACTAGTCATATTATCATATACATATATATCAAACCAGttaaatgtttcaatttcaaaagtaagGGCATAAAAAAATTCATTGTCGGTTTATTAATCACAACACATACTCCTTGTATCATTTAAGTTCTAAGTGTTTTAACGATGCATGGTGCAATTAACTCTTCTTTAGCTGACGCAGTGGTGCCGTTAGAAAATCGGAAAACTAAGCGGAAACGGAAGATCAAGATCCCCCGCAAGATTCGACACGACGACCAAATAAGTTTGGACTCAACCATCGAGACTTTGCTACTGCCCCAGAAAGTGTCAACTTCGTACCAAGTGGCCGAAGACGAGACCTCGTCAAATATCCAATACCACCCTGCATTGTCCAATTACGGCCTTGGAACCCTCAGAGGCCAAATTCGACGGGATGACATCATCTCCCCGGCAGCAAAAAGTGCAGGTTAGATGTGCTTTTTTACTCCCGTCCCCTGTAAAACCTTAATTAGAGGGCCAACTGAAAAGGGTTTAACAATACTTGTCATGGATACGGATCTAGGGCATTAGAAATCCCGATATGGATTAGATTGTGACATTGTCCTTCCTTTGTTCTGTTTTCGGAGTCAAGACAGAAGAGTTGTTAAAGCATGTCAAGTAAACGAGAGCGAGATTCCAGACGATGCTACTCCGTAAGTTTAGCACTTTTGAAAGCTTGGGATGGATGCGCTCTAGTGCGTTTGACAAAACACGGGCCACACCTAAAGTTTCTTCAGGAAGTGAAGTTCTTTAGTCTGAATAGATCGGCATGATGGTTGACGATGCATTTCTATTCCATTTACTAGCCTTTCACTTCTTGATTACAGACGCTTTTAGCACAACTACCAATCGGGCGCCATTCGAAAGTCTACCTCACCGATATACCAACGACCCAATTTCTTACCATGCCCTTAACACGTTCATTGCGACTGAATCAAACACCAAGCCACCCTTGCGGTTTGCTCCGCCCACTACCACAACCGCCActacaaccacaacaacatcaacaacaaccacaaacACTGAAAGAAGTAGTACTACAATAACCTCAACGGTAATTCATATGTATCTAGAAAGAAAGCGTTCAATCAACTTTCTCAATCTCTTTTCGAGGGTTGCTAAAAAACGAAGTTTTTTTCCATATATGAATAAGACAGATTTCAAGGTCATCCTCCAATTGTCGTTCAATATCGGGAAAAAATCTGGCTGGCTAAAATGGATGTCATTCCCAATGGAGGAATCAAAGAGCAGAACAGTGATCGAGGGAGGACCTTGACATTGCCCGGGGTTCTTGTTTAATTCGCTCACTGATTTCTACCGAGACTAACAGCACACTTACAGTATGCTTCGTACACCTTACTCTCGCTGCAACCGAACAAAAGATTCGCCTCTTTCCCTGAATTCGGAGGCGACGTCGAGATTATCAGCCCTGATGCAATCCTTTGGCATTAGAATCATTGCGCTTAGTTCAAGGTCTAGCGGTGATTCAATGAAATTGGTGGCTAGCAGTATTCATTCATGCATTCAACAAGCTAGCAAGTCACATGCAAGTTATGGAACCATTGGATGGggttcatttcattcataatAGCGTTCTTCATGACATTCGTTCG contains the following coding sequences:
- the LOC131889192 gene encoding kelch-like protein 10, which translates into the protein MRMILIQGSWWIFGLEVRIQVRSKLEMDVILEPEERSSTPGQSSPHMVEFTSLRQHGDSDGASHDAVLVSDSGRTFPVDRTLVASHSPVLKALFTFPGEPHPDGVYSLQCIPDSCVEANLTWIYQQNLPLSLRNVTLILEGAHYLDCGEVVQKCLDFIFRHLSPSNVISLAAFGQFHQIYALSHHCQRYIEYHFRRVVQHSEFLAMDCNALFELLWLENLNAPEELVWEAVVHWIYADPEYRRVFLPTLMRAIRFCQFGYLFLSEMVIPQAQWILPDDPEVRSILSKFTSLYHKEITWSGHFMVPLVEPPFPSWPRLSQDVIVTFGGWSGEVAVNLMESYDIRANRWTTLPFFDPIDGRADFGVACLGSKIYFVGGSSNQRELRSVTSFDLITQTFTNCSPMNFVRTKACVVAFKGHLYAIGGFNGSRRSQTVERYESERNCWTKMSPLRFARSGAGSTIHRGKIVIAGGFDGFTQLDTVEAFNLATQKWVSMGKMCTRRSDLSLVSLDGVLYALGGFDGRDWLATVEYYDPRHRIWHFAPSMSSPRANFSALVVDGTIMVVGGFDGQSGIREVESYNPNQREWWPNSPLNVGRYGLGASLVTGNHLDPATLVQFAYINRDRLMEEMLASGEMAQKPRYGARTDLVTTNSDSEDEGNEEGNETDEEEVEVDEEGDQIGGEEEQALEGEIEAYFSEEDEDTSEESFGDADDEQEPA